A portion of the Mycobacterium paraseoulense genome contains these proteins:
- a CDS encoding Acg family FMN-binding oxidoreductase → MTPTMVDNKVLTRGVELACRAPSLHNSQPWRWVAGGRTVDLFADPDRMVSSADSSGRESIISCGAVLDHFRVAMAAEGWETGVDEFPNPNNLDHLASIDFASADYVGVARRDRAAAIVRRRTDRRPLGAPRGWASFEPVLRSAFDPDLARLDVLADDARPRLVEAARLNEALRRYDDDYQHELRWWTAPGRHDDGIPEALVNQTRAVDVNRQFPAEEHSRARSPGPQDHAEVLVLSTPGDTRADAFRCGQALSAVLLECTMAGFATCTVTHVTELRPSRDMICELIPDAEAVPQVLIRVGAAPPGRGAPEPTPRRAIRDVLEMRQ, encoded by the coding sequence ATGACCCCAACGATGGTCGACAACAAGGTGCTCACCCGGGGGGTGGAGCTCGCGTGCCGGGCACCCTCGCTGCACAACAGTCAGCCGTGGCGATGGGTTGCCGGCGGTCGGACCGTCGACCTGTTCGCCGACCCCGACCGCATGGTGTCCTCGGCCGACAGCTCGGGCCGCGAGTCGATCATCAGCTGCGGCGCGGTGCTCGATCACTTCCGGGTCGCGATGGCCGCCGAGGGGTGGGAGACCGGCGTAGACGAGTTTCCCAATCCCAACAACCTCGACCACCTGGCGTCGATCGACTTCGCTTCCGCCGACTACGTCGGCGTCGCCCGAAGAGACCGCGCCGCGGCGATCGTGCGCCGCAGGACCGACCGGCGCCCGCTGGGTGCGCCCCGGGGGTGGGCGTCGTTCGAGCCGGTGCTGCGCAGCGCCTTCGACCCCGACTTGGCCCGCCTCGACGTGCTGGCCGACGACGCGCGGCCACGGCTGGTCGAGGCCGCCCGACTCAACGAGGCGTTACGCCGCTACGACGACGACTATCAGCACGAATTACGTTGGTGGACGGCGCCGGGCAGGCACGACGACGGCATCCCCGAAGCCCTGGTGAACCAGACGCGCGCCGTCGACGTGAACCGCCAGTTTCCCGCCGAGGAGCACAGCCGCGCGCGCTCGCCGGGTCCGCAGGATCACGCGGAGGTGCTCGTGCTGTCCACGCCCGGGGACACCCGCGCGGACGCCTTCCGCTGCGGCCAGGCGCTTTCGGCGGTCCTGCTGGAGTGCACCATGGCCGGCTTCGCGACCTGCACCGTGACACACGTGACGGAGCTGCGACCCAGTCGGGACATGATCTGCGAACTCATCCCCGATGCCGAAGCGGTACCCCAGGTGTTGATCCGCGTCGGCGCCGCACCCCCGGGCCGGGGGGCTCCGGAACCGACACCGCGGCGGGCGATACGCGACGTCTTGGAGATGCGCCAGTAG
- a CDS encoding bifunctional lysylphosphatidylglycerol flippase/synthetase MprF, translating to MKISPGSRRAGGGRVLVGADVPAARRGSVLLLLCVLLWLVVLVAREHLGYERVAPGRFGWSVALLGATALIARGIFLGRPVTSAHAMYAAGAVGAGVGAHFLSWAVLGNVLIAGGGLALMLPTTARPQPELLSQVWGLVNATRGDPLAPFAMHSSKSYHFNTDGTAAIAYRTRLGFAVVSGDPIGDAARFDDLAADFVRMCRSRGWQIVVLAAGERHLGLWRRDTVGQPMLAVPIGRDVVVDIRHFTLRGRRFRNLRQAVQRTHNCAVTTQFVDEQELDGPTRAELTEVLYAAHRAARTDRGFCMNLDGALQGRFPGVTLAVARDQSGRAVAFHRYLTAGAGSEVSLDVPFRRPDAPNGVDERLSVDMIAHAKNTGGRRLSLAFAAFPEIFEAARPGPLQRIALRLIHLLDPLIRLESLYRYLRKFHALSRRRYVVLCVHHIPAALVVLLSLEFVPRPRHTRPSSGITGRAHRSGTGGP from the coding sequence GTGAAGATCAGTCCCGGGAGCCGCCGCGCCGGCGGGGGACGGGTCCTGGTCGGCGCCGATGTCCCGGCGGCGCGCCGCGGCAGCGTGTTGTTGCTGCTGTGCGTCCTGCTGTGGCTGGTGGTGCTGGTCGCGCGGGAACATCTCGGCTACGAACGCGTCGCCCCGGGCCGGTTCGGCTGGTCGGTGGCGCTGCTGGGCGCGACCGCCCTGATCGCGCGCGGCATCTTCCTCGGCCGCCCGGTGACCAGCGCGCACGCAATGTACGCGGCCGGCGCCGTGGGAGCCGGCGTGGGGGCGCATTTCCTGTCCTGGGCGGTACTGGGCAACGTCCTCATTGCCGGCGGTGGGCTGGCGCTCATGCTGCCGACCACGGCCCGGCCGCAGCCGGAGCTGCTGAGCCAGGTGTGGGGGCTGGTCAACGCCACCCGCGGGGACCCCTTGGCGCCGTTTGCGATGCACTCGAGCAAGAGTTATCACTTCAACACCGACGGGACTGCCGCGATCGCCTACCGCACGCGGCTCGGCTTCGCCGTGGTCAGCGGCGACCCGATCGGCGATGCGGCCCGATTCGACGACCTGGCAGCCGATTTCGTCCGCATGTGCCGCAGCCGGGGATGGCAGATCGTCGTGTTGGCCGCCGGCGAACGCCACCTTGGGCTGTGGCGCAGGGACACGGTGGGGCAGCCCATGCTGGCGGTGCCGATCGGCCGCGACGTCGTGGTCGACATCCGCCACTTCACCCTGAGGGGGCGCCGCTTTCGCAATCTGCGCCAGGCGGTGCAGCGCACCCACAACTGCGCAGTCACGACCCAGTTCGTCGACGAGCAAGAACTCGACGGCCCAACGCGGGCCGAACTCACCGAGGTGCTGTACGCCGCTCACCGCGCGGCGCGCACCGACCGCGGATTCTGCATGAACCTCGACGGTGCGCTGCAGGGCCGCTTCCCCGGTGTCACGTTGGCCGTTGCCCGGGACCAGAGCGGACGGGCGGTCGCGTTTCACCGATACCTGACCGCCGGTGCGGGATCGGAGGTCAGCCTCGACGTTCCGTTCCGCCGCCCGGACGCCCCCAACGGTGTCGACGAGCGGCTCAGCGTCGACATGATCGCGCACGCGAAAAACACGGGGGGACGGCGGCTTTCGCTGGCGTTCGCCGCGTTCCCGGAGATCTTCGAGGCCGCTCGACCGGGGCCGCTACAACGAATCGCGCTGCGGCTGATCCACTTGCTGGACCCCCTGATCCGGCTGGAGTCCCTGTACCGCTACCTGCGCAAATTCCACGCGCTGTCGCGGCGGCGCTACGTGGTGTTGTGCGTCCACCATATTCCGGCCGCGCTGGTGGTCTTGCTGTCGCTGGAGTTCGTGCCGCGGCCACGCCACACGAGGCCGAGTAGCGGGATCACTGGACGGGCACACCGAAGCGGAACCGGCGGCCCGTGA
- the acsA gene encoding acetate--CoA ligase: MDVIHKTAADSRVRPNLTDYEQERARFDWSDVPNLCEGMGPGLCNIAYAALDRHAAGPAATRTALRFVTDRPVDGAIATHELSYAELGRLARRFSSALRSLGIDKGARVFTLMGRTPELYIAMLGALRNGSVVSPLFSAFGPEPIATRVNIGQADVLVTTRAIYQRKVAKIRDRLPSVRHVFVVDDGQGDGVPPDTLDFRQWVDAADENPPIEPTTAEDPALLHFTSGTTGTPKGAIHVHGAVAMHYVTGRYALDLHPDDTYWCTADPGWVTGTSYGIISPLLHGVTSIVDEADFDAERWYRILQDQGVSVWYTAPTAIRMLIKAGPELPAQYHFPRLRFIASVGEPLNPEAVWWGKRVLGLPIHDNWWQTETGGIMIANTPAFDIKPGSMGRPLPGVDAFIVRRDDDGPVEVIDEPGVEGELALKPGWPSMFRGYLNAEERYRNAFANGLYLSGDLAKKDADGYFWFVGRKDDVIKSAGHLIGPFEVESALTDHPAVAEAAVIGIPDPTVGEMVKAFVTLKNGVVADEDLRLELLGHARKRLGATVAPKEIEFVDSLPHTSSGKIMRRLLKARELGLPEGDTSTIERQPAGRAQGVPS; the protein is encoded by the coding sequence ATGGACGTCATCCACAAAACGGCCGCCGACTCTCGTGTCCGGCCCAACCTCACCGACTACGAGCAGGAACGCGCCCGGTTCGACTGGTCCGATGTGCCGAACCTGTGCGAGGGCATGGGGCCGGGCTTGTGCAACATCGCCTACGCCGCCCTGGACAGACACGCCGCCGGCCCGGCCGCGACCCGCACCGCCCTGCGGTTCGTCACCGACAGGCCGGTGGACGGCGCGATCGCCACCCACGAGCTCAGTTACGCCGAACTCGGCCGGCTGGCCCGGCGATTCTCCAGCGCGCTGCGCTCGCTGGGCATCGACAAGGGCGCTCGCGTGTTCACCCTGATGGGCCGCACCCCCGAGCTCTACATCGCGATGCTGGGCGCGCTGCGCAACGGCAGCGTCGTCTCACCGCTGTTCTCGGCCTTCGGGCCCGAGCCGATCGCCACCCGGGTCAACATCGGGCAAGCCGACGTCCTGGTGACCACCCGGGCGATCTATCAGCGCAAGGTCGCCAAGATCCGCGACCGGCTGCCCTCGGTGCGGCACGTCTTCGTCGTCGACGACGGTCAGGGTGACGGCGTCCCGCCGGACACGCTCGACTTCCGGCAGTGGGTGGACGCGGCCGACGAGAACCCTCCGATCGAGCCCACCACCGCCGAAGACCCGGCTCTGCTGCACTTCACCAGCGGCACCACGGGTACGCCCAAAGGCGCCATCCATGTGCACGGCGCCGTCGCGATGCACTACGTCACCGGCCGGTACGCGCTTGACCTCCACCCCGACGACACCTATTGGTGCACAGCCGATCCGGGCTGGGTGACGGGCACGTCCTACGGCATCATCAGCCCGCTGCTGCACGGCGTCACCTCCATCGTCGACGAGGCGGACTTCGACGCCGAACGCTGGTATCGCATCCTGCAGGACCAGGGCGTGTCGGTGTGGTACACCGCACCGACCGCCATCCGGATGCTCATCAAGGCGGGACCGGAACTGCCTGCGCAATACCACTTTCCGCGGCTGCGCTTCATCGCCAGCGTCGGAGAACCGCTCAACCCCGAAGCGGTCTGGTGGGGAAAACGGGTGCTGGGCTTGCCGATTCACGACAATTGGTGGCAGACCGAGACCGGCGGCATCATGATCGCCAACACCCCGGCGTTCGACATCAAGCCCGGCTCGATGGGCCGGCCCCTGCCCGGTGTGGACGCATTCATCGTGCGGCGCGACGACGACGGGCCCGTCGAGGTGATCGACGAACCGGGTGTCGAGGGCGAGCTCGCGCTCAAACCGGGCTGGCCGTCGATGTTCCGCGGTTATCTCAACGCCGAGGAGAGATACCGGAACGCCTTCGCCAATGGGCTGTACCTGAGCGGGGATCTCGCCAAAAAGGACGCCGACGGCTATTTCTGGTTCGTCGGGCGCAAGGACGACGTGATCAAGTCCGCGGGACACCTGATCGGTCCGTTCGAGGTGGAGAGCGCCCTGACCGACCACCCCGCGGTCGCCGAGGCGGCCGTCATCGGCATACCCGACCCGACGGTCGGCGAAATGGTGAAAGCCTTTGTCACGCTGAAGAACGGCGTGGTGGCCGACGAAGACCTGCGGCTGGAGCTGCTGGGCCACGCCCGCAAGCGGCTGGGGGCGACGGTGGCGCCCAAGGAGATCGAGTTCGTCGACTCCTTGCCGCACACGAGCAGCGGCAAGATCATGCGGCGGCTGCTGAAGGCCCGAGAACTCGGGCTGCCCGAGGGGGACACCTCCACCATCGAGCGACAACCCGCCGGCCGAGCACAGGGAGTGCCGTCATGA
- a CDS encoding alpha-ketoacid dehydrogenase subunit beta: MKTSYRTAVHDALRDALRDDPRVVLMGEDVGRYGGTYAASKGLLEEFGPDRVRDTPLSELGFVGIGIGAALNGLRPIVEVMTVNFSLLALDQIVNTAAALRHMSGGQFSVPIVVRMATGAGRQLGAQHSHSLEPWYAHIPGIKVLAPATVEDAYGMLGPALADPDPVVIFEHVQLYNTSTDVDALAPTDISRAAVRRNGGDVSLITYGGSLPKTLDAANELSLAGIDCEVIDLRVLRPLDDATILDSVRKTHRAVVIDEAWRTGSLAAEVTARVMEGAFYDLDAPVARVCSNEVPMPYAKHLEEAALPQAAKIVAAVQSLFGERS; the protein is encoded by the coding sequence ATGAAGACCAGCTACCGGACCGCAGTCCACGACGCGCTGCGCGACGCGCTGCGCGACGACCCGCGCGTGGTGCTGATGGGCGAGGACGTCGGGCGGTATGGGGGAACGTATGCGGCCTCCAAGGGCCTGCTGGAGGAGTTCGGCCCCGATCGCGTGCGGGACACGCCGCTTTCGGAATTGGGGTTCGTCGGCATCGGGATCGGCGCGGCGCTGAACGGGTTGCGGCCGATCGTGGAGGTCATGACGGTGAACTTCAGCCTGTTGGCGCTCGATCAGATCGTCAATACCGCTGCGGCCCTGCGTCATATGTCCGGCGGGCAGTTCTCGGTGCCGATCGTCGTGCGGATGGCGACGGGAGCCGGGCGTCAGCTCGGCGCCCAGCACTCGCACAGCCTGGAGCCGTGGTACGCCCACATCCCCGGCATCAAGGTCCTCGCCCCGGCCACCGTCGAGGACGCGTACGGCATGCTCGGTCCGGCCCTGGCCGACCCGGACCCGGTGGTGATCTTCGAACACGTCCAGCTCTACAACACCTCGACGGACGTCGACGCTCTCGCGCCCACCGACATCTCGCGGGCGGCGGTCCGCCGCAACGGCGGCGACGTCAGCCTGATCACCTACGGCGGGAGCCTGCCCAAGACGCTCGACGCCGCCAACGAGCTGTCGCTGGCCGGAATCGACTGCGAGGTCATCGATCTGCGTGTGCTGCGCCCCCTCGACGACGCCACCATCCTGGACTCCGTCCGCAAGACCCATCGCGCGGTGGTCATCGACGAGGCGTGGCGCACCGGCAGCCTGGCCGCGGAAGTCACCGCACGCGTGATGGAGGGCGCGTTCTACGACCTCGATGCGCCGGTGGCCCGGGTGTGCAGCAACGAAGTGCCCATGCCCTACGCCAAGCACCTCGAAGAGGCCGCCCTGCCCCAGGCCGCCAAGATCGTCGCCGCCGTGCAGAGCCTGTTCGGGGAGCGGTCGTGA
- the pdhA gene encoding pyruvate dehydrogenase (acetyl-transferring) E1 component subunit alpha, with protein sequence MTDTKLAHELLSDMVRVRRMEEKCAELYSAAKIRGFLHLYVGEEAVAAGSLRALADDDAVVATYREHAHALLRGIPMPSIMAEMFGKQEGCSRGRGGSMHLFDAAKRFYGGNAIVAGGLPLAVGIALADAMLQQKRVTACYFGDGAVAEGAFHESLNMAALWNLPVLFCCENNLYAMGTALDRAQSQTDLTVKAAAYRVPTLAVDGMDVEACHAAAQQGVDHVRDTGGPFFIEFRTYRFRAHSMFDPELYRDKAEVERWRERDPIQAFTEKCLGDGTLSDADVRAIEDAAATEIEEAVAFADAGTWEDVADLERDVLTEEAVR encoded by the coding sequence ATGACCGATACCAAACTGGCCCACGAGCTCCTGTCGGACATGGTCCGCGTGCGGCGCATGGAGGAGAAGTGCGCGGAACTCTACAGCGCGGCCAAGATTCGCGGATTCCTGCACCTCTACGTCGGTGAGGAGGCCGTGGCCGCCGGGTCGCTGCGCGCGCTCGCCGACGACGACGCGGTGGTCGCGACCTACCGCGAGCACGCGCACGCGCTGCTGCGCGGCATCCCGATGCCCTCGATCATGGCCGAGATGTTCGGCAAGCAGGAGGGCTGCTCGCGCGGCCGGGGCGGCTCGATGCACCTGTTCGACGCGGCCAAGCGGTTCTACGGCGGCAACGCGATCGTGGCCGGCGGCCTGCCCCTCGCGGTGGGCATCGCGCTGGCCGACGCCATGCTGCAGCAGAAGCGGGTGACCGCCTGCTACTTCGGCGACGGCGCGGTGGCCGAAGGCGCGTTTCACGAGTCGTTGAACATGGCGGCGCTGTGGAACCTGCCGGTGCTGTTCTGTTGCGAGAACAACCTTTACGCGATGGGCACCGCGCTGGACCGGGCCCAGTCGCAGACCGACCTCACCGTCAAGGCGGCCGCCTACCGCGTCCCCACCCTGGCCGTCGACGGGATGGACGTCGAGGCGTGCCATGCGGCCGCGCAGCAGGGCGTCGACCACGTCCGCGACACCGGCGGCCCGTTCTTCATCGAATTCCGCACCTACCGCTTCCGCGCGCATTCGATGTTCGACCCGGAGCTGTATCGGGACAAGGCCGAGGTCGAACGGTGGCGCGAGCGCGACCCGATCCAGGCGTTCACCGAGAAGTGCTTGGGCGACGGCACGCTGTCCGACGCCGACGTGCGCGCGATCGAGGACGCGGCCGCCACCGAGATCGAGGAGGCGGTGGCGTTCGCCGACGCCGGAACCTGGGAGGACGTGGCGGATTTGGAGCGCGACGTGCTGACGGAAGAGGCGGTGCGATGA
- a CDS encoding acyl carrier protein produces MTNEDTRAVVLSVLTTIAPEIDPDDIRDDVLLRDQVDLDSMDWLSFLRGIHKRLHVDIPESDYASLRTLADVVSYVETNASTV; encoded by the coding sequence ATGACCAATGAAGACACTCGCGCCGTGGTGTTGTCGGTGCTGACGACCATCGCCCCCGAGATCGACCCCGACGACATTCGCGACGACGTCCTGCTTCGCGACCAGGTCGACCTGGATTCCATGGACTGGCTGAGCTTTCTGCGCGGGATCCACAAGCGGCTGCACGTCGACATCCCGGAATCGGACTACGCATCGTTGCGGACACTGGCCGATGTGGTCAGCTATGTGGAGACGAACGCGTCCACGGTCTGA
- a CDS encoding universal stress protein: MKSVLVGIDGSSAAIAAALWGIDEAITRGVPLRLISVVKPTHESPDDYERDVAHAEKSLQQARLAIEATGKSVAVETDTPRGPAGSVLVEASAAADLICVGCVGIGRYARSIVGSTATELAEKAHCPVAVLRTGSDQPPPEVNWIVVRMTDAPGNDTVVNYAAAEAKLRRAPMLVLGGRPEELTEHADGAFERRVAQWRERCPEVRVYPITTKHGIASYLNANDERVLLAVISGDEARQLAQLVGPQGHPLFRHPECSVLVVR, translated from the coding sequence ATGAAATCGGTCCTCGTAGGAATCGACGGTTCGTCGGCGGCGATCGCGGCCGCGCTGTGGGGCATCGACGAGGCGATCACCCGCGGTGTGCCACTGCGACTCATCTCCGTCGTCAAGCCGACGCATGAGTCCCCGGACGACTACGAGCGCGACGTCGCGCATGCCGAGAAGTCGCTCCAGCAAGCAAGACTCGCGATCGAGGCCACCGGCAAATCAGTCGCGGTCGAGACGGACACGCCGCGCGGTCCCGCCGGGTCGGTGCTGGTGGAAGCGTCCGCGGCGGCCGACCTGATCTGCGTCGGTTGTGTCGGCATCGGGCGGTACGCCCGGTCCATCGTGGGTTCGACGGCGACGGAACTCGCCGAGAAGGCGCATTGCCCGGTGGCGGTCTTGCGGACCGGCTCGGATCAGCCACCGCCGGAAGTCAATTGGATCGTCGTCCGGATGACGGACGCACCCGGTAACGACACCGTCGTGAATTATGCCGCCGCGGAGGCGAAGCTGCGCAGGGCTCCCATGCTGGTGCTCGGCGGCCGCCCCGAGGAGCTCACCGAGCACGCCGACGGCGCATTCGAACGCCGGGTGGCCCAATGGCGGGAACGCTGTCCCGAGGTGCGGGTCTACCCGATCACCACGAAGCACGGGATCGCCAGCTACCTGAACGCCAACGACGAAAGAGTGCTTCTCGCCGTCATCAGCGGGGACGAGGCCCGTCAGCTCGCGCAATTGGTCGGGCCGCAGGGGCATCCGCTCTTCCGCCATCCCGAATGCTCCGTGCTCGTCGTGCGCTAG
- a CDS encoding DUF1918 domain-containing protein has protein sequence MHADEGDWLVIKSGTIGRPDVRGLITSVRSPNGEPPYRVRWLATGEEATVFPGPDAIIVTAAEQKAADERALSRFTAIQAAIRDRARGA, from the coding sequence ATGCACGCCGACGAGGGGGACTGGCTCGTCATCAAGAGCGGCACGATCGGCCGCCCGGATGTGCGCGGGTTGATCACCTCGGTGCGTTCGCCGAACGGTGAACCGCCCTACCGCGTCCGGTGGCTGGCCACCGGGGAGGAAGCGACCGTGTTCCCGGGCCCCGACGCGATCATCGTCACGGCCGCGGAGCAGAAAGCCGCCGACGAGCGCGCGCTGTCCCGGTTCACCGCGATACAGGCCGCGATCAGGGACCGGGCGCGGGGCGCGTAG
- a CDS encoding pyridoxamine 5'-phosphate oxidase family protein, whose translation MSLTHDGVSILPVNECWDLLAGVTLGRLVTSVDGQPEIFPVNYVVQRRTVLFRTAEGTKLVSTAINNRVLFEVDDHNVAEGWSVIIKGTARSLHTNEDIEEAERAQVLPWTSYDKSHYVRIVPEIVTGRRFRFGVPVQ comes from the coding sequence ATGTCACTGACTCATGATGGGGTTTCCATCCTGCCGGTGAACGAATGCTGGGATCTCCTGGCGGGCGTGACGCTGGGCCGACTGGTCACCAGCGTTGACGGTCAACCCGAGATCTTCCCGGTCAATTACGTCGTCCAGCGGCGCACCGTGCTGTTCCGCACCGCCGAGGGCACCAAGTTGGTCAGCACCGCGATCAACAACCGGGTGCTGTTCGAGGTCGACGACCACAACGTCGCCGAGGGGTGGAGCGTGATCATCAAGGGCACCGCGCGCTCCCTGCACACCAACGAGGACATCGAGGAAGCCGAGCGCGCCCAGGTGCTGCCGTGGACGTCCTACGACAAGTCGCACTACGTGCGGATCGTTCCCGAGATCGTCACGGGCCGCCGGTTCCGCTTCGGTGTGCCCGTCCAGTGA
- a CDS encoding dihydrolipoamide acetyltransferase family protein — protein sequence MIEFKMPSLGSDMDEGTLNEWLVKPGDKVTRGQVVAIVETTKAAVEVECWQEGIVSELVVPVGETVQVGTTLATLAEPGEQAEKRPAPRPSTKAPAKPATAPPKPPSAPSAPPAAAGRRRWVSPAARRLATSLGVDIDAVSGTGPQGAVTINDVEHAAAAKPVAAKPAAQPGAKPTAADRAMQMRKSIAAAMSRSKREIPHYYLAEEIMLEKALSWLTTRNAQRSIDERVLPAVLLLKAVGVAAQRFAEFNGFWREAGFEPAAGVHVGVGISLRGGGLVAPAIHDVPEKKLDELMGDLTDLVARARSFSLRSSEMSDPTITVTNLGDQGVDAVFGVIYPPQVAIVGFGQPAERVCVIDGGIRVVTTVQATLAADHRASDGHRGALFLAAINELLQQPDLLEK from the coding sequence GTGATCGAATTCAAGATGCCCTCGCTCGGCTCCGACATGGATGAGGGCACCCTCAACGAGTGGCTGGTCAAACCCGGGGACAAGGTCACCCGCGGTCAGGTCGTGGCGATCGTCGAGACCACCAAGGCCGCGGTCGAGGTGGAATGCTGGCAGGAGGGCATCGTCAGCGAGCTCGTCGTCCCGGTCGGTGAAACCGTCCAGGTGGGAACGACATTGGCCACGCTGGCGGAGCCCGGCGAGCAAGCGGAGAAGCGGCCCGCGCCGCGCCCGTCGACGAAGGCCCCCGCAAAACCGGCGACGGCGCCGCCGAAGCCGCCGTCGGCCCCCAGCGCTCCCCCGGCCGCCGCCGGGCGGCGCCGCTGGGTCTCGCCCGCCGCGCGCCGGCTGGCGACGTCGCTCGGGGTCGACATCGACGCGGTGAGCGGCACGGGACCGCAGGGCGCCGTCACCATCAACGACGTCGAGCACGCGGCCGCGGCCAAGCCGGTCGCGGCCAAGCCGGCCGCCCAGCCCGGGGCCAAGCCGACCGCGGCCGACCGCGCGATGCAGATGCGTAAGTCGATCGCCGCGGCGATGAGCCGGTCGAAGCGGGAGATCCCGCACTACTACCTCGCCGAAGAGATCATGCTGGAAAAGGCGCTGTCCTGGCTGACGACGAGGAATGCGCAGCGGTCCATCGACGAACGGGTGTTGCCGGCCGTCCTGCTCCTGAAGGCCGTAGGTGTCGCCGCCCAGCGGTTCGCCGAGTTCAACGGATTCTGGCGGGAAGCGGGGTTCGAGCCCGCGGCCGGCGTACACGTCGGTGTCGGGATCTCGCTGCGGGGCGGGGGCCTGGTCGCGCCGGCCATCCACGACGTCCCGGAGAAGAAGCTCGATGAATTGATGGGCGACCTCACCGATCTGGTGGCCCGGGCGCGGTCCTTCTCACTGCGCAGTTCGGAGATGTCGGACCCGACCATCACGGTCACCAATCTCGGCGACCAGGGTGTCGACGCCGTCTTCGGTGTCATCTACCCGCCGCAGGTCGCGATCGTCGGCTTCGGCCAGCCGGCCGAGCGGGTCTGCGTCATCGACGGCGGGATCCGGGTCGTCACCACGGTTCAGGCCACGCTCGCCGCCGACCACCGCGCCAGCGACGGGCACCGGGGCGCGCTGTTCCTCGCCGCGATCAACGAGCTGCTCCAGCAGCCCGACCTCCTAGAAAAGTGA
- a CDS encoding Acg family FMN-binding oxidoreductase produces MGTIERAVLLACRAPSVHNSQPWRWVIGDGALRLFVDRHRAIGATDYSGREVILSCGAVLDHLCVAMTAAGWEPKVERFPDSDDPDQLAAITFSPIERVTEAQRRRGEAILQRRTDRLPLGRPTYWDLFEPTLRGTFDDTEVSLEVLGDDVRPLLVEASQLTEELRRDDSYYHAELEWWTSSFVLTEGMPPSALASDKESWRVDVARSFPVRSHADRRGEVKADWAKILVLSTPEDTRSDVLRCGEVLSTVLLECTVAGMATCPLTHLIELDDSRDIVRELVGGRGEPQVLIRVGIAPPLEHLPPATPRRALGDVLRVR; encoded by the coding sequence ATCGGGACGATCGAACGGGCCGTGCTGCTGGCCTGCCGCGCCCCCTCCGTGCACAACAGTCAGCCCTGGCGCTGGGTGATCGGGGACGGTGCGCTGCGCCTGTTCGTCGACCGGCACCGGGCGATAGGGGCCACCGACTATTCCGGCCGGGAAGTGATCCTGTCCTGCGGCGCGGTCCTGGACCACCTGTGCGTCGCCATGACAGCCGCGGGCTGGGAGCCGAAAGTCGAGCGGTTTCCCGACTCGGATGACCCCGACCAGCTGGCCGCCATCACCTTCAGCCCCATCGAGCGCGTCACCGAGGCCCAGCGCCGCCGGGGCGAGGCGATCCTGCAACGGCGCACCGACCGACTTCCGTTGGGACGCCCCACGTATTGGGACCTGTTCGAGCCCACGCTGCGGGGCACCTTCGACGACACCGAGGTCAGCCTGGAGGTTCTGGGTGATGACGTGCGGCCGCTGCTGGTGGAGGCGTCGCAACTCACCGAGGAGCTCCGCCGCGACGACTCCTACTATCACGCCGAACTCGAGTGGTGGACATCGTCTTTCGTGTTGACCGAGGGGATGCCACCAAGCGCGCTGGCCTCCGACAAGGAGAGCTGGCGGGTCGACGTGGCCCGCAGCTTCCCGGTCAGGAGTCACGCGGACCGGCGCGGCGAGGTCAAGGCGGACTGGGCGAAAATCCTTGTGCTGTCGACCCCTGAGGACACCAGGTCCGACGTGTTGCGGTGCGGCGAAGTGTTGTCGACGGTGTTGCTCGAATGCACGGTGGCCGGCATGGCGACGTGCCCGCTCACCCACCTCATCGAACTGGACGACAGCCGCGACATCGTGCGCGAACTCGTCGGCGGGCGCGGCGAACCGCAAGTCCTGATCCGCGTGGGGATAGCCCCGCCGCTGGAACACCTCCCGCCGGCGACACCGCGACGGGCGTTGGGCGATGTCCTGCGGGTCCGCTAG